The sequence below is a genomic window from Methylocystis sp. IM3.
CAAACCGCGCCTTCGTGCTGGCGCCCGGATTGTTTCGGGCAGACCCCGCGCTTGTCGGCGCCCTGCGGCGATCGGGCGCAGCAGTTCTTCTCGGACCCCGTTCGGGCTCGAAAACGGCGGATTTCCAGATCCCGCCGAGGCTGCCGCCGGACCGGTTTCGCGAGCTTGTCGACGTGACGGTCACGCGCGTGGAAAGCTTGCGGCCGGGCGCCTCAGTGCCGGTCGAGAAGGCGAGGGGGTCGCTGCTGCGCTGGAGAGAAAAACTCGTCCTTGCGGAGGGCGTGACGGCCGAAGCGGCGGGCGCCGACGGGGGGACGGCGCTGGCGCGCAGCGGAAAGCATTTTTATCTCGCCGGATGGCCCGACGAGGCTCTCGTCGACGACGTTCTGCGACGCTGCCTCGCCGCCGCGGGTCTCGCCGGCGTTCAGTTGCACCGAGACATTCGAATCCGGGACAATGGCCCGTGGCGGCATATTTTCAACTATGGCCCGCAACCGGTCGATATTGGCCCGCTCCTGACGGGCGCGGTCCTTCTCCTCGGGGAGAGGGTTCTGGAGCCCTGCGGCGTCGCGGTCTGTCGCCGGAGCGCCGAGTCGCCGTAACAGGTCGGCGGCGGCATGTTGAAACGGCGGCATGGCGCCGCCGGGCGATCTTCAGGCCTCCTTGGCCTTGTTTCTCTTTTCCTGGCCCTTCCGAAACGGAACGACCGCGCTTGGCGTGTGATGGCGCGCCGTGAGGCGACGCCGCCCGGTGCCCGTCAGCACGTAACGGCCCCGATAATCGTCCCAGCGCATCAAATCCGCCAGAAGCGCCCTCTGGCGAAGCACCATTGTCATCGGGTCCTGCACATGGGCCGGGGCGATGTCGCCGAAGTCGTCGACATTGGCCAAAGCCTCAGTGAGCATTTTCTCCTGTCGGTCCATCATCCCCTCTCTCTGCGTCGGACATGGGTCCGGATGGCCGCGGGCGCTAGTTGCGCCGCAGGGATACGCCGAAAACGGCGTTCTGGTTGGCTCATGCGGTAAATTACCCGAAAAGCGCGCCTTTTGCCAAACCCGCGAGAGCGTCGCCGCGCGGGATATTCGCGGGCGCGGTTACGCAGGGGCGTCGAGCCGCTGGGTGAGAAGCAGGGATTGCAAGGAGGATGGTGCCCAGGGGCGGAATCGAACCACCGACACTGCGATTTTCAGTCGCGGCACTGAAGCGATTAGTATATTGTATTTACAGGAATTTCTCCGAGCAAAAATTTTTCAGCAAGGTCTCAGCAAGGGTGGAGGGGTTTCTCCTTTTTTCGCGAATCGAAACTCTGGGAGTACCAGAGGTAGCGGAGCCCTGCTGCAGCCATTCCAATTGAATTCAGTGCGTTTTTCGACTTCAATGGCCGTGAGACCGGCAAAGGAGGCGGCCTAGCCAATGTCGATTCTCGACCTGCGCCTGCCGATCTCGGGCAAAGCGCTGTTCATCGAATGAGGCTGACGTCGTCGATCTCATATCGAACGGCCAAGGCTGGCCGCATGAAAAGTTTTGCAATGGACCCGTTTTTCTTGCCCTGCCTGTAAACTATAAACTGATGGCGCTGACGCATTAGCTTGTGACCGTGAAACCATGGATTTCTCGAGACACGCGGCTGATGAGCCGGCAAGTTCGGTTTGAGGTCTCACCCACTCCACGCCAAGGTCCCCAGTTGTCGTCCCGAATTCAGGACCACCCTTTCGCCGCCAGCTATCGCAGCGGGGTAGACGATCTCGCCGGCGACTTGTTTGGTGCCGCGCTGCAGCGGTCAGTCGTCTATCATCGGGCCGCCGGGTTCTTCTCAAGCTCAGCGCTGCAGGCACTCGCCCCGGATCTGATGAACTTTTTCGAGCGCGGCGGTAGAATGGTCCTTGTGACCTCTCCAAAGCTTGGACATAGCGATTTGGTAGCCATTCGGCGCTACTACCTGGAGCGTGAGACAGAGCATTCCCACTATACTCTCCCTGAACTCTTCGATCGCTTGAGCAAGAAATGTTTGGGGGCGCCGGTGGTGTTCGGGGAGCTACTGCGGCGGGAACGGCTACGCATGTTAATCGCACGCCCTAAGGGCGCTCTTGCACCGGCTATATATCATGAGAAATTCGCCATCTTTTCTGACGGCGCGGAAGCGATGGCCATATCAGGCAGCGGTAACGAGTCCGCATTGGCGCTGCGCGCCAGCTTTGAACGGTTCGAGGTTTTCCGTTCTTGGATAGAGCCTGAGCGTCTATCTTTGTTTTTCGGAATCAGTTTGCCGCTATGCTGGCGAACAAGACGGAAGGTCTCGAAATCGTCCCACTGCTCAACGCTTATCGCGATGGATGGCTTGAGGCGCGATTGGGGCCAGTAATAGATGATGAACAGCCTGCGGAGCCCACGGCCGTGCGATACGAGCCCCCTGAGCGACTCGTCCCCTTCCCGGGCGAGTTGTTCGAGCACCAGAGAGTAGCTATTTCCCGGTGGTCCGAAGCGGGTGGAAGGGGCATGCTCGCGATGGCTACGGGCTCTGGGAAGACAATCACGGCCTTGTCGATCGCGGCGCGGCTTTACGACGCCCTCGAAGGGCGATCATTGGCGATTTTGATCGTTGCGCCATTCATCCATTTGGTTGACCAATGGATCGATGTCGGCGCGGCCTTTGGGCTGCGGTCCATTCGGTGCGCAGAGAATGAGGGGCACTGGCGCGATGAGCTAGCGACTGCGATCTTCGCCACCAATTCTGGCCGCCATTGAGCACGGGATGGCGACTATCTGGGACGCCGACGTGCTGATCTGGGCGGCCCAGAATTCTCCACACCCTGGGGTGACCATTCGCAATGCGCCATGGCGGAGGTGGGGGCGCAACCTCAACTCACGACAGAACACTTGTCCTTGCGCTGTATCGCTGCCAACATCATGAAGGTGCCTAAGAGCGCCCGGTATCCATTAGCTCAAGATTATTCTAGCCGGTAAATTTTAGGTGTCACGATGCAGGGCGAATGGATAAGGAGACCAACAGGCACAGACTCCGTTATCTTTGTGCACGGCATACTTTCGAGCGGTGAAACTTGCTGGCGAGACGGTGACGGCAGCTACTGGCCGGATCTACTGAAACACGAGCCAAAACTCGAGCCCTTAGGCATTTACGTTTTCACTTACGAGACAGGAATATTTAGCGGCAGCTATCGCCTGAGCGATGTTGTCGACGCCCTAAAGGAGCACATGCGACTAGATCATGTGCTCGAAAGTGATCGCCTTATTTTCGTCTGCCATAGTATGGGCGGCTTGGTCGTCAGGAAGTTGATCGTTGAGCGGGCGTTCGAACTGATCATGGCTAACAAGGAAGTAGGTCTATTCCTTGTGGCCTCGCCTTCCTTAGGCTCATCTTATGCGGATTTACTATCCCCGTTGGCCCAGCTCTTTGGACATGCCCAGGCCGACGCATTACGTTTTGTGCGCAGCAACGCATGGCTTAGTGACCTAGATAAAGAATTCATAAATTTGAAGGAAGGCGGGAAACTGAAACTCAAAGGCAAAGACCTGACAGTAGACAAGTTCGTAATTTTTGACAAGTTTTGGCGAAGGCAAGTCGTAGAGCCGTTCGCTGGTGCGCGATATTTCGGTGAGCCTTTTAAGATCGCCGGGTCAGACCATTTTTCAATTGCAAAACCAAAGGACAGAGCAGCAATTCAGCATCGCTTGCTTTGTAAGTTTATCTCAGAGACAGCTCTCGCCATCAATACCAATTCGTCGTCGACCGACGCACTCAAGGCAGAGAGGTGTATTTACGAGCGAGATCGGTCTAACAAGGAGCCAAGAGACTTCTCTGCTCCACTGCGCAAGCATATGAGTGAAGTGCAACGAAAGATCGGGGCGCTCACACAGGAGCAGTATCGTGTAATACGCCAACTTGGCCAAATCGGCGAGCCAGAATTACTGGTTGCGCTGGGTCAGGAAAGACCCTCGTAGCAGCAGAGAAAGCTATTCGGCTTTCAAACGCTGGCATCTCAACGTTAGTGCTGTGTCACAGCCCTCTGTTGGCCAAGCATATTACTGGGCTGACACGTGGCACAGGGGCCGTGGTGTATTCCTTTGGAGACTGGGTGCGTTGTCTTGCAATATCTTTGCGCAAAGAACAACCGATGTCATGGTCGAACTACGATGAGCCGGAGTCGGCCGAGTTGGAAGCAGCATTCGATGCTCTACTGAAAGGCGGTCAAAGGTTTGATGCCATTATCGTCGACGAAGGGCAGGACTTCCGATCGGAATGGTGGCTCCTCGTAGAAGCCGCCTTGATCGCACCTGATGCTGGTATCCTTTATATTTTTCATGATGATCATCAGGCGCTCTTGCCACATCGCGCGGGGTATCCTGACGTTGATGCCGTACCTGATCTTTCTCGCAATTGCCGCAATTCAGCGAAAGTCTTCGATTTGGTGCGTTATTTTCATGCCCAAGCACCCGAAACCGAATTGCAATTGCGATCGAAGGGACAAGCTTGGATCGAACGAGTTCCAATCGGTCTGGAGACTGACGGACTCCGTCGAGTTTTGTCGCACGCGGTAAAAACAAGTCTTACTGAGAGCAAAATTGTTATCCTGTTATCCGGTGGGCTCCAAGTTTCCTCATGGCCGCTAATTGGAAATACCATTCAGGTTTCGACATCAGAACCGTGGCAGGGCGCTGTGGCCAGATGCTTTGAGGGTGTAATTTGTTTGTACGATCGAGATGGTGTCACTATACCAACCAAATGCATTGGAGAGCGTCCGTGCACGGCTAACCAACTTGAGCCGTGAGCCTTTACCGACAGCGAAAGATGCCGCTTTAGTCCGTGAGATTGCGGGGGCTTTTAGCATATCGCGAGATGTTCGGCAGAAGGTGCTTTCGTATTGGCACCCCCGGAATTACCTGCGCTGGCGGTTAAAGGACCAGAAGCTCAAACTACATCGTAGAGACCCTGCCACTCTTGTCGCCGCTGAATTTTTGATGCATTTTGAGCGTGAAGACTGGTCGGACGGGTTGCCTACACCGAAAAACTTCCGGCTCGTCGCGGAGCGGCGCGAAGCGACATTTGATGACATCCAAGTGTTCGATCTTTCGGCCTTTAAGGGACTTGAAGCTGATACAATCATTCTCGTAATCGGTGGACACCTTCCAATGCGCCCGGAGGAAACCTACGTCGGCTTCTCACGCGCGAGGTTCGCGTTAGCCGTGGTTGAGTGCGGGGCAAATCTCGACTTGCCCGCGGAACTGATAGACACCGCTATGGCAAGCGAGAACATATAACGTTAACCACATTCGGCATGGTTGCCCCAAACGGCGTGGGCTAAGTTCCGCGATGAGGGCAAAATGCGCCCTCGCCGAAACCCGGCGAGAGGCGCTGTCCAATCAGACCTTAGCAAGGATAGAATGCGATGTGATTTCGCGATGTCTCGCTTTGGATTTCAATGTCTTGGAGGACTGTTTTCCATCAGTTTGGAAAACTTCAGCAAAGATAGCCCGCGCAGGAGCATTCGTAATTGATTGATCTCCCGCTATTGCAATGTCAAATGCTCGCTTGCGCAGAGCCTGGGCGAAGCTACGGTCTTCTTAAATTGAATTGAGATGGAGGCGGCGCGGTCAATTGTCGCTCCACTTGCACGTCCCCAGCTACGCCTCACAGCTTCGCCGAGCGAGGGGCAAAAGATGTCGCGCGAACGGCGACCCCCGGGTACAATGCCAGCTCATGATCCTGGCTGTAAGAACGCGCGAGTAAGTTTCAATTCCCTCGTCGCTCGATGGGGAAGATGACGGGACGTTTTTTAAAAGGCGCCGATCGATCCCAACTGACGCTCTTGCCAGAACGCCTGGACGACCGGGTAGGCGGTCCCGTCGCGAAGGTGGTTGAAATTTGTTGGCGCGGTCTCCGGGTTACCTAACCCAAACGATTCCGCTGGTGGAGCGACGGAAGGGAGGCCATGCCATGAAGAAAAATACCATGAAGACGGCGGTTGTTGCCGCCGACATTCTGCTTTTCGGTGATTGGGCTGACGCCATCATGGACGCATAGTCTGCGCTCAGGTTCGCGTTTTCATCGAGGCGATGCTGGATGAAGAGCTATGAGACGTCCTGGCGCGTCCGCGTTACGGACGGCGCAAGCCGAGCGATCATGGCGAACCGGCACGCGCTGTCGGTTTGCGTAACGAAATCGACCAGTCCTGGAGTCGAGAGCTGAAATTCATGCTTGAACAATGGCTTGCGGAGCCAGAAATGGCAAAGCTGCGCCGCGAGCCGCCGCCTTGAGCGATCGATTCTCAGATTGCGGTGAAGCTGCTCCCCCGACTGACGGCGCAGGGAGCGAGACGCAGAAGCACGTCACTTCGCATGCTTCAAGGCGCAGCAGTTCGAAAGCGACTTGCAGGCGAGAAGCCGTCGAAAGTGGCATTTTCATTATGCCCCGAAGCGGCCGCTCGCAATCAGGGGTCTCAAGCATGAATCTGCGCAAATATGCGACAGGGGCGGGGAAGGCTCGCCTCCCAGCGTCGGTCGTGCGCACGCGAGTCTGCTGCTTCTTCCCAACGAACTACTTATCAAGCGCTATCTATCCAGCCTCGGCGACCGTTTCCTGGTTCGTCTCCTTCTTCGCGCCCGTCGCTTGGACGAGAATTCATCGCCGGTTAAACTCAATCCAATCCCGGGAGTTAAATAGAATAAGTACAGCCCGGCATGATGACTAAATCCGTGATGTATGGCGTCGCGCCGGCTGCAGTGATCATGGCGTGGGCCTGGCCACGATGATGCGTTTGATGGTTGAACATGTGCGTGATAACGAGCCAACGTGGTTTCACGAAATCCGTATTAGTACTAGAACGCCATGCAAGATCCCCGGCTAGCTCGGCAACGCCAATTGCGCGCGCCCAATCGACTATTCTCCGGTCCATCGCGGCGCGCTCTCGTTTCAGCGCTTCCCAATCGTTGAAGTATGATGCCGAACCAGACAATCCGACAGTCGGTTGCGGAAAATCGGACGAGCGACTCATCCACATGGTGTCCGCCCAAAGCAGATGATTTAGCGTCGCGTGAATGGATTTGAAGAACGCGCCGCGATCCTGATGACGCGCCTCTTCGCTGAGCGTATCGGCGGCTGAGTAAAGATTGTCGTTTTGCCAGCGTGCGTAGCGCGCCATCGTGCGAACATAGGCGGGATCGATCATAATTTACCTCGATTTTGTTTCTGCGAAATTGGGACCTGCCCAATTCGACGGTTTCTTCTGTTGGGATCGATCAGCGAACAAAGAGCGACCCGCGAGTTTTCGCTCCCTTACAGCGCGATGGCTTTCGCAAGCAGAATAATGGCGACGACCGAGAATGCGCTGCGGTTTTCAAGAAGATGTCGCCAACTGGCGTCTCCCGAACTGTCCGACTGGCGTTGGCGCCGCCCCGGTTTCTCAGCGACGTTTACCGCTGCGCGTTGTCTCGAACTTGCTACAAGAATCAGCCGCGCCTCGCCGCCTCGATTGCAGCGACGTCAATCTTCTTCATTTTCATCATCGCTTCGAACGCCCGCTTTGCTTCGTCCCCTCCGGCCGCCATCGCCTCCGTCAATACGCGCGGCGTAATTTGCCAGGAGACGCCCCATTTGTCTTTACACCATCCGCATGCGCTCTCTTGTCCGCCATTTCCGACGATCGCGTTCCAGTAGCGGTCCGTCTCCTGCTGATCGTCCGTGGCGATCTGGAAGGAGAAAGCTTCGGTTTGCTTGAATGTGGGACCGCCGTTGAGGCCGATGCAAGGAACGCCCGCGACGGTGAACTCAACCGTGATGACATCGCCGGCCTTGCCGGACGGATAGTCGCTGGGCGCGCGATGGACGGCGCCGACTGAGCTTTGCGGAAATGTCTCGGCGTAAAAGCGAGCCGCGGTCTCCGCATCTTTGTCGTACCAAAGACAGATGGTGTTCTTGGCCATTTCGTGTCCCCTTCCAAACGTCAAGATTTCACAGCCGCAAGACCCCGCAGCTCACAGCGGGACTGTCATCAACTCCAATATGCGGCCGTCCGAACTTTTGAAATAGACCCCGCGCCCGCCATTCCAGTGGTTGATCTCGCCGTCGTCAAACGTGCCCGGCGCGCCGCCAAAGGGAAGATGGCCGTCCTTTACACGGCCGAAAATGGCGTCAAATTCGGCGTCGTTCACATGAAAGGCCACGCTTTCCAGGCGGCTATGCCTTCTTGTTCTTTTGCGCGTCGTTCATTTTCGGGCAAAGCTTTCCATGCCGTCATTCCCAGATTGGTTTTGGTCCCAAGAAAAACAACGAGATAGGTATAATTCGCGCTCTTGCGCCTCTCCTTTACAATTTACGGTTCGTTAGCCGTTCTGCACCTGCGCGGGGTCCATGAAGAAGGGCTCCCAGGTATGGCCGTCGAGGTCTTCGAAAGTCCGCTGCACCATGAAGCCGTAGTCCTGCTTCGGGCGCGGCTCTTTGCCGCCGGCTTTCACGGCCTTTTCGACCATCTCGTCGACGGCCTCCTTGCTCGCCAGTGCGAGCGCGACGAGGACGCCCGTCGTCTCGTGCGCATCGGGGATTGGTTTCGCCGAAAATTGACTGAACTTCTCGTGGGTCAGCAACATCGCATAATTGTGCTCGGAGATGACCATGCAGGCGGCCGTGTCGTCCGTAAATTGCGGATTGAAGGAAAAACCGAGCGTCTTG
It includes:
- a CDS encoding esterase/lipase family protein, with translation MQGEWIRRPTGTDSVIFVHGILSSGETCWRDGDGSYWPDLLKHEPKLEPLGIYVFTYETGIFSGSYRLSDVVDALKEHMRLDHVLESDRLIFVCHSMGGLVVRKLIVERAFELIMANKEVGLFLVASPSLGSSYADLLSPLAQLFGHAQADALRFVRSNAWLSDLDKEFINLKEGGKLKLKGKDLTVDKFVIFDKFWRRQVVEPFAGARYFGEPFKIAGSDHFSIAKPKDRAAIQHRLLCKFISETALAINTNSSSTDALKAERCIYERDRSNKEPRDFSAPLRKHMSEVQRKIGALTQEQYRVIRQLGQIGEPELLVALGQERPS
- a CDS encoding DinB family protein, with translation MIDPAYVRTMARYARWQNDNLYSAADTLSEEARHQDRGAFFKSIHATLNHLLWADTMWMSRSSDFPQPTVGLSGSASYFNDWEALKRERAAMDRRIVDWARAIGVAELAGDLAWRSSTNTDFVKPRWLVITHMFNHQTHHRGQAHAMITAAGATPYITDLVIMPGCTYSI
- a CDS encoding DEAD/DEAH box helicase family protein; protein product: MLAMATGSGKTITALSIAARLYDALEGRSLAILIVAPFIHLVDQWIDVGAAFGLRSIRCAENEGHWRDELATAIFATNSGRH
- a CDS encoding VOC family protein, whose protein sequence is MTKMFVNLPVKDLKKTMAFYKTLGFSFNPQFTDDTAACMVISEHNYAMLLTHEKFSQFSAKPIPDAHETTGVLVALALASKEAVDEMVEKAVKAGGKEPRPKQDYGFMVQRTFEDLDGHTWEPFFMDPAQVQNG
- a CDS encoding VOC family protein, giving the protein MAKNTICLWYDKDAETAARFYAETFPQSSVGAVHRAPSDYPSGKAGDVITVEFTVAGVPCIGLNGGPTFKQTEAFSFQIATDDQQETDRYWNAIVGNGGQESACGWCKDKWGVSWQITPRVLTEAMAAGGDEAKRAFEAMMKMKKIDVAAIEAARRG